DNA from Rubripirellula lacrimiformis:
CGCCATCAGCAAACCGGATCAATTTCCAGTCGTCGCGGATGATCGCATAATCCTGTTCGGCGATCACGATGGATCTTGATGTCGGATCTCCACTGACCAGTTGCGACCACAGGCTTTCACCATCCAGCGGCTTGGTTGATGAAATCTTGACTCCGACAGCTTCGGCCAGCGTCGGGAACAGATCATGGATCGCAAAGAGTTGTTCGTTCTCGGTTCCCGCGTCTAACAATCCCGGAGCGCGGATCACGCAAGGCACGTGAATGCCTCCCTCATAGACTTGACGCTTCTGGCCACGGAAGGGCTCATTCGTTCCAGAGCGTGCTGCACCGTTGTCGGATGCAAAGACGACGATCGTGTTTTCCCGTTGCTTCTTTGCGTCGATCGCAGCCAGAATCCGCCCGATCCCTTGGTCCATCGAATCGACCATTGCCGCGTACGTCGATTCGCGCTGGCCAAGTCGGTTGTTGTACTTCGCGATCAATCGATCGGGTGCTTGAAACGGCGAGTGGGGTGCACTGAAGGAAACCACCATGCAAAACGGGGTTCCCGAAACGCTATTTGCGATTTGACGGACCGCTTCGTCGGCTAACAGATCGGTTACGTAACCGGCTTCGTCGATCGTCTGTCCGTCCCGTTGCCAATCCACTTGCCCACCGACGGCGGTATGCTGAAAATAGTCGATGGAGGCATCCAGAAAGCCATAGAAGTGATCGAAACCTCGTTGGCGAGGATTCGTTTTGTCGCCGGCTAGCCCAAGATGCCACTTGCCGATCAAACTGGTTTCATACCCGGCCGACCGGAAGGCTGCGGGAAGCAGCGGTTCGCTGGTCGGCAAACCTTCGTCGCGATGACGGACGGGGCCCGCGATTCCGTAGCGATGCGGAAACCGACCGGTCAGCATCGCCGCACGCGTCGGGCTGCACGCCGGATAGGCATAGAAGCGACTGAGCTGGACGCCTTCCTTGGCCAGTGCATCGATATGGGGTGTTTCTGCGACGCCGCCGTGAAATCCGACGTCGCCCCAGCCCAAATCGTCTGCCAGCAAGACAACGACATTGGGTTGCTTGGACAAGCCTTCGGCGCTGACAGCAGCGTTGGGCGCCAGAACAGTCACAGCCAGCAATGCCAGTGCAGAGATTGCGGGAGTCGGTTTCATCAGGATTCGCCTTCGATACAATGGGGTTCTGCGTGTCGGATCGTGCGGAAAATGGTTTCCGTTCAGTCCTTTACCTAAGTTTGGAAACCCGATCACGTGACGACGTCTACAGGGAAAATCGAATCCTTTTTGTGAATACCAACGTCGAACGTATCGAGCAGCAACTGAAGGCCGGTGATTTTTCGCGGTTCGGAGAGGCGTTTTCGCGCCATCGACCAAGGCTGTGGCAAATCATCCATTTTCGCATCAGTGATCAAATTCGTGGGCGAGTGGATGCCGAAGACGTGTTGCAAGACGTCTACTTGGATGCCGAAAAACGGCTGAAACATTTTGTCGACGGAGACTTTCCGTCACTGTTTCTCTGGCTACGTCTGGTGGCTGGCCAGACGCTCAGCCGCGTTCATCGTCGCCATCTCGCCACCGAATCGCGATCGACGTTGCGAGAATCCAGCCCCGACGACAGCCAACTTTGGGGCAACACATCCCTTTGTCTCTCGCAGCGTTTCATAGCGCACCTGACCTCACCGAGCCAAGCGGCAGTGAAGGTCGAATTGATTGCCGAAGTAAAGAGTGCGCTGAGTGAAATGAGCGAGATGGATCGCGAAGTCGTCGCATTACGCCACTTCGAAGAACTGACGAATCAGGAAGTTGCGACAGCGCTTGGCGTTACGCCGAAAGCCGCCAGCATTCGATACGTCCGGGCCTTGGAACGACTTCGATCCGTGCTGGAAAAACTGTAATTTCAGCAATCGAAAAATCTTTGCGAATTTTCTGTAGAAGTTCAGCAGAGGCGGGGTTTAACCGAGTGAAGCCTCTTCCGTCGAACCCCCACGGACTCATCATGAAACGTCTGCCTCTGCTCTCTGTCTTCTGTGTCATCGCGTTTTTGTTCACTGACACCCTCCTCAACGCTCAGCCCCCCGGCGGTCGTCCGGGCCAAGGAGGCCTACGACAAGGCGGCAGCGGTGGACCAGCAGGCCGTGGCGGCGAACGAGGACCAGGGATGGGTGGCCCCAATAGCCAACAAACACCACCACTGCTGAGGATCTTTGATGCCGATGCCGATGGCGAGCTGTCGTCCAAAGAGATCGACGCAGCGGCCAATGCCCTTCGGGGGCTTGATCAGAACCGCGACGGGAAATTAACCGCCGAAGAACTTCGTCCAGCGGGTCCCGGCGGGCAACGGGGGGATGGCCAACGAGACAGTGGGCAAAGAGGAATTGGTCCGGGTGCGGGTGGTCGAGCTGCGGGCGATCAAGCTGCGGGTGGTCGAGCTGCTGATGGTCGAGCTGTGGGCGGAGGCCGCGGCCAGCAAGCCCAGCGAGGGGGCCGGCAGAGTGTCGGGGGTCCACCTCGTTCAATGGGTAACGGTCGCCCCGATGGTGGACCACCAGAATCAGGACGCCCCGGTGGTGGTGGCGGCGGTGGTCGCGGTGGGGATCCAGCCCAGGCTGACGCGGCCTTCGCCAAGGAGATCATGTCCTTTGACGAAGACAAGGACGGTTTGCTCAGCCAAGCTGAATTGCCCGAACACATGCACAAAGCGTTTGCAGTCGCCGATGCGAATCGAGACGGCTCGCTTGACCCAGCAGAACTGTTGGTGCTGGCGTCCCAGTTTCGACGGAACCAGCTCAATCCGGCCGATGACACTCCTGTCAACGCACCATCGCAAGGCGGTCGTCCGAATCGATCGCGTTAGGGGCCTGCGAGAAAAAAGTGTCCGCCCCCCCCTTTGCCGGGAACCGTTCCATCGGGTGCTTTTCACAAACGGGCTCGGACACCTATTTTCCGCTCAGTGCCTAGTCAAATGTCACGACACGAAAGAACGATTCGGCGATGACTGCAACTCCCGCAATAGACGACGACATCTACACGACGGTCGATATCCTGGCCAGCGACTTCATCGCTCGCTATCGCAATGGTGATCGGCCCACCGTCGACGAGTACGCCGATCGTCATCCTGATATCAGCGAACCGATCCGCCGCATATTTCCGCTGGTCCTATCCGTCGAAAAGATCAAAATCGACCAGCAGACCGAAAGCGACGGAAGCGCAACCCTTGCCGGACGACTGTTCGAGCGGCTGGGGGACTTTCGCTTGGTGCGGGAAATCGGTCGCGGTGGGATGGGCATCGTTTACGAAGCCCGTCAAGAGTCGCTCGAGCGAACGGTCGCGATCAAAATCCTGCCCAAGCAGTCATTGCTGGACAATGATGCGTTGAAGCGATTCCAGCATGAAGCCAAAACGGCCGCTGCGATGCATCATTCCAACATCGTGCCCATCTTTGGCATCGGCGAGAACGATGGCACCCACTATTTGGTCATGCAGCTTGTTCGTGGCGAATCGCTTGATCGACAAATCAAGTCCGAAAAGGCGACGTTCGATTTTGGCCGATCCGCAAAGATCGCCCGGCAGATCTCGGATGGTTTGGCGTATGCGCACGACTGCGGGGTACTGCACCGCGACATCAAACCAGCCAACATTTTGATCGACGACGACGGCACGGCCCAGATCACAGACTTCGGTCTCGCCCGAAATGTATCGGACGATCCGACGATGTCACAAGCTTTGTGCGGAAGTCCACGCTACATGGCGCCCGAACGGCTTCGCGGCGTGTCGGATGAACGAAGCGATGTCCATGCCGTGGGGCTTACGCTTTACGAAATGATCTCAGGCACTCCCGCCTTTGAAAACACGTCACCCGATCAATGGATGGACGCGGTGCGCGCCCACCAGGTTCAATCATTGCGTTCCCGTCGCCCAGATATCCCCGTTGACTTGGATACGATCGTTTCCAAAGCGATGAGCCCGGATCCGGCCGACCGCTACTGGAGTGCAGCCGATTTACGCGATGACCTCGATCGGTTCTTGTCCGATGAACCGATTCATGCTCGGCGCACACCCATCGCACAACGTTTCGTTCGCTGGTTCCGACGGAATCCTCGGATCGCGATGGCAACAGCCGTTGCACTCTGCTCCCTCATCGTCGCAACGATCGCTTCGAGTGCGGGTTGGGCCTTCACGTCTGCTGCCAATCAACGTGCACTGCAAGCACTGGAACAGTCTGAATTGACAACGGACTTGGCACTGCAGTCACTCGATGGTGTGGTGGACATTGTTTCGATGCCTTCGACGACAGTCGCCGATGTCGGGGTCGATGATTCGGCCGATATCACTTGGACGCTGAATCCTTCGCCCCAGTCGGCTCAGCTACTGCAGCGTATCCAGCCGCTCTACGAACGTTTGTCCCAGCAATCGCCATTGCGGGCCGACATCATTGGGCAAATGACACAGGCGACGATTCGACTAGCATCCATCCAACGTCAACTGGGACAAAGTTCCGCTGCGATTGATTCGCTGGAGCGCGGCGTGGAGGTCATTCAAACTCGCAGCGAACGGGCAGGCGTCGCTCTTGCTGACAAACAACATTGGCTGGCCAGCCTCGGCAACGAACTGGGCGAAGTCTATTCGGCAGAACGGCGTTTCGACGAAGCCGACCAAGCCTTCCTGGACGTGATCGCGGCGTTACAGAAGTTTCCCAGCGTGGATTCGAAGGCACAGTTGCAACTGGCACGTGCACACGTTGGACTCGGTGATCCGCCGATACAGCGACGTAGGCCCAATTCCGATCTGCAGGTTCAATCAACCAAACCACAGGACCATCTTCGGGTGGCTGGCGACTTGCTTGAATCGTTGCACACGGCAGACGCACACGTCGCCACCGTCGAAATTCTTCGTGCACGAGTTCGACTGGCTGAATCGCGTATCGAGCGTCGGCCAGGTAGACGCCGCGACGACTTCCGTGACGCCATCGACATCTTGCGAACACAACTGGCCGTCACCCCCACCGATGTCGCCCTTCGGTTCACGCTGGTCGAAGCCCTCGCGGGGGTAAATCTGCGCCGTGACATTCGTCATCCGCTTGACCGAATCGAAGCGGCAGCACGATTGGAAGAGTCGTTGGATGAACTCCGGTCGCTACGGGTTCAATTTCCCGACACGCACGTGTTTTCAGTATCCGAAGTCCATATCCGACACAAACTTTCCAGTCTGGCCCGTTCGCAGCAGGACTACCCAGCCGCAGCCGAACAACTGGCTCAAGCCATTGCAATCCAGAGCTCACTTATCGCCCAGGCACCCAACAATTTCTCTCACCGATGTTGGCGGGCACTTTTGTATCGGTCCGTTGCTGAAATTGCCCAAATGCAGGGTGACTCCACAGGTCAGCAAGCGGCGATCGCCAATGCGGTGGCCGATCTGGACGCAATCGATCCATCGCAGAGCGACCACCCTTTTGTGAACCAAACGCGCCAAATCATTCGATCCCTTGAAACAGACAGGCAAGACGAAAATGCTAAAAGTTCCAACTAGAAACGTTCGCTGGAAAGTCGCGTTGTGCATGATTCTGTTCACACCGTATCTGGCCATCGCACAACCCGGTCAGCGTTCGCGACGAGGCCAGAATCCTGGCCCCGGCGGAGGCGGACGGCAACCCATGGTACTTAGCAAGGGTCAGTTGCCCGATGTCGACGCGTTCACGGCCGAAGGGACTCCGATCAAAGTGCGTGACCTGATCCAGGGCAAGTTCACGGTCATCAAAACAGGCTGCCTGACTTGTCCCGAATTCCTTAACGCGTACAAGGAACTTGAAGCGACCGCAACCGATTATGAAAAGATGGGCGTACAGTTTTTCTACATCTACCAAAGCCTTCGGCATCCAGAGCGCGAAGGATACGTGCAGCCACAAAATGACAATGAACGTTTGCTGCACGTTGCGGCCGCCAAGAAACGACTTGGAACGAACGTTCCGTGGATCGCTGACACGATCGACGATTCGTTTCGAATTGCCATGAAGACAAACTCCAATTCAGTGTTCGTCATTTCCCCAGAGTCGGAAATCGTCTACGCCGCCGACCGGATGAATGGAAACGGTCTACGGCAAGCGCTGGTCGATCTGGTCGGGCCAGTCGACAATCCCACTTCGACAGCTGACTTGACTTTCCCCAACATGCCACGGTTTCCAGCAACGAATGTGACCAACGACATTCGCGTGGAGCGGCCACAGGGTTTGGTAATCCTGAAGACGACGCCCACCAAGCCGCAGGAGACCTACTATGTCAAGCTTCGTGCCGAAGCGGAACAGTCGGTTTTGGATAGCGGCACAGGCGACCTCTATCTGGGCTTCTTTCCCGACCCCATTCACGACGCCCACTGGAACAATTTGACGCCTGGGATGAAGTATGTGTTGGAAGTGCCAGACGGTGTGACCATCACGCCGGCAACCGCTGTCGCCAACAAGGGGCCCGGCGATAGCGACACCGAGCCGCGGCAATTCAAGCTATCGGTCAGCGCCGATAAACCACCGGGCGACATCAAGCTAAAACTTCACTACTACGCCTGCTCGCCGGGAATGTGCAAAGCGATGACGCATGAGTACACCATTGCGTTTCAAGACATGGATCGCAACTCACGCACCTACAGCTTCAATCGAGGCCAAGGCGGCCCCGGCGGAGGCAGCCAACCAAGCAACCGCCAATTTGGGCCGCGAAGGCAACGCGGATTCGGTCCCGGGCGTGCGGGCGGTCAACCCAATCGCGGCAATTCAGGACGCAATGGCGGTCGATAGCCAAGCCAGCAGAATGGACGCGGCAGGTGCCGGACAGGCGGGCGACTAGCGTCGTTCACATCAAGCCGCCTGCCAATTTGGACGGACATCGGACAAGTTCGTCTTTTCCGGTGATAACGCCCCGGACTTTGGTGATGCGCGACGGTGCACCCACGCGGTGGCACTTGACGCGTTCAGAACGTTGGCTGGATCGAATCGAACGCGATCGACCGCGCTAGATCGCGGCCTTGGCAGGTTTCGAATAAGGAATCCGCAGCAAAGAACTCGCCATTGCCAATAGAATCCCTGGCAGCGACCCACCATGAGCGAGAAACGCTGCCTAGCCGGTGCCTTCTTCCCAAAAGATCCAGCCGAAGTGAAAATCACTCGGATGACTGGACAGGTTCATCAACAAATCGAACAGATCTACCACGAAGCATCGCGACAGATCTTCGCTTCGCTTGCTCGTGCGCTACGCGACCTGGACCTGGCCGAAGATGCAATGCAGGAGGCGTTCGCATCGGCCACGCTGCAGTGGCCTGGGGATGGAATCCCCGAAAACCCCGTCGCTTGGCTCATCACGACAGGCCGATTCAAGGCGGTCGATGCGATTCGCCGACGCGAAAAGCTAAAACAGATCAGCACAGAGGTTGCCGCACGCATGCATCGGGTCGCTGCAGCAAACGCATCCCATGCCGCAACGGAAATCGAAGACGACCAGTTGCGGCTGATCTTCACCTGTTGTCACCCAGCGATCGATCAGAATGTTCAGGTCCCGCTAACACTTCGCGAGGTTTGCGGACTGACAACCGACGAGATAGCCAGGGCGTTCCTGACAACGCCAACAACCATGGCCCAGCGAATCGTTCGTGGGAAAGCCAAGATTCGTGATGCGGCGATTCCTTTTGTCATTCCAGATCTCGCTGAACTGCCCGAGCGTCTAGATTCCGTGCTTTCGGTGATCTATCTGATCTTTAACGAAGGCTACTCGGCATCAAGCGGAGACTCGATCACGCGTTCCGATCTATCGGGCGAGGCGATTCGACTGTGTCGCTTGGTGCTGCAGTTGTTGGACGACGCCGAAGTGGTGGGACTGTTGGCGCTGATGCTGCTTCATGAATCTCGCCGGGAAACACGTCAGACCAACGCAGGCGACATCGTCCTGTTGGCGGACCAAGATCGAAGCCGCTGGGATCGAAACCTGATTGACGAGGGCCAGCGATTGATTGAACGTTCGCTCGCCACCCGCCACTTTGGATTCTACACGATCCAAGCAGCCATCTCGGCCGTGCACGCGGGTGCCGTGACCGCCGACGGTACGGACTGGGACCAAATCGTGTCGCTGTACGACGTCCTGTTTCGGATTGAACCAACCTCGGTCATCGAACTCAACCGAGCCGTTGCCGTGGCGATGCGAGACGGATCGATCGCTGGGCTGGAAATCATCGACGCGATTCTAAAACGCGGTGATCTGGTGGGCTATTCGCTCGCTCATTCCGCTCGTGGCGAGCTGCTTCGGCGTGTTGGTCGAATGCCGGAAGCCATCGAAGCGTTCGAAACGGCTTTGACGCTGACTGAACAAGCATCCGAGCAGCGTTTTCTCCGAGAGAAACTGAGAAATTTGCGATTGTCGTGACTGCGAGTTGCTTGTCGCGCAGAAACATTTCTCGAAATGGTCAAACGGCTGTCGATTCCGGGCGTCGCGGTTCGACTAGATGTCACAAAGCCTGAAAACAACGCCATTCCCGGAGCTCAACATGAAATTCATTTGTCTTGGCTATTCCGACCATTCAAAGTTCGCAGCGATGACGGAATCTGAAATGGCCGAGTTGATGGACGAATGCTTTGCCTATGACGATGTCCTTCGCAAAGGGGGTCACTTCGCCGGCGGCGAAGCTCTGCAAGCCGCCGATCAAGCGGTCACATTGCGGCACCGGAATGGGACAACCGAAGCAACCGATGGGCCGTACGCGGAAACCAAGGAGCAACTTGGCGGCATCCTGATCCTTGAAGCCAACGACATGGCGCACGCTGTGCAACTGATGTCCAAGCATCCGGGAGTCAAAGTGGGACCGTTCGAGATCCGCCCCGCCGACGAGACGATCAACGCGATGATCGACGCACGCAATCAGGCAACCCAATAGCGACCGGGAGAAATACAATGAGAGTCATGGTTATCGTGAAAGCATCACCGAGTTCTGAGGCAGGCGAGTTGCCCAGCACGCAGTTGCTCGAAGCAATGGGCAATTTCAACGAGCAGCTCGTCAAAGCCGGCATCATGAAATCTGGTGACGGGCTGAAGCCGAGCTCGACGGGTGTGCGAGTTCGCTTCCGCGGCGACGAGCGGATCGTTACGGATGGACCGTTTGTCGAAACGTCCGAAGTGATCGCTGGCTATTGGGTGTGGGAGGTCGCTTCGATGGACGAAGCCGTCCAGTGGGCGAAGCGGTGCCCCAATCCGATGAAGGAAGAGTCGGACATCGAAATCCGCCCATTTTTCGAAATGGACGATTTCGCAGCGAACGATCCAGACGGTAAGGTCGCCGCCCACGAAGACCGATTACGGACCTCGGTCGCGATGCAGGACAGCACGCTCGCACCGTATCTGTTCTTTGCAGGCCGCTGCGACGAAGCAATAGAGTTCTACAAGCACGCTCTCGGTGCAACCGTTGCAATGCTGATGCGTTTCAACGAGAGTCCCGACCCGGTTCCCAAGGGCATGCTCGCGGATGGGTTTGAAACCAAAGTGATGCACGCGACCGTTCACATCGGAAAGCTGACGGTCATGTGTTCCGACGGATGCGATGACAAGTCAACCTTTGACGGATTTCGGCTTGCACTATCTCTCCCCTTGGAAGACGACTGCAAACGCGTCTTTGATTCGCTTGCCCAAGACGGAAAAATCGACATGCCGCTTAGCAAAACGTTCTGGTCACCACTGTACGGAATGGTCACCGACAAGTTTGGCGTTGGCTGGATGGTGATGGTGCCCGGCGACAATTCTTGACGCGAAATGAAATGGCAAGAAACAATGAAAGAGACCCAAATGGACATCAATCCGGTTTGCTGGTTCGAGATCTACGTGCAGGATATGGCTAGAGCAACAGCGTTCTACGAAACCGTTCTCGACGTCCAACTGGAGACGCTGCCAGCTCCCAGCGACGACATCGAACTGATGGCATTCCCGATGTCGATGGATCGTCCGGGAGCGGCTGGCGCATTGACCAAAATGGACGGAATCCAGCCGGGCGGAAACAGTACGCTGGTCTACTTTGCTTGCGACGACTGTGCAACGCAAGCGTCACGCATCCAGGGTGCAGGAGGCCGCGTCCAGAAACCGAAGACCTCCATCGGCCCATACGGCTTCATGGTGTTGGCGGTCGACACCGAGGGCAACATGTTTGGACTCCACTCACAGAAATGAACCCAATGCGACCTACGATTACACCTTGTCTATGGTTTGACGACAACGCCGAGGAAGCGGCAGAGTTCTATACGTCGGTCTTCGACGGTTCCAGAATCCTGCACAAGATGATCGCCCATGATGACTGGCCGGGCGGCAAGATCGGCGACGTCATCATGGTTGATTTTGAACTCAAAGGTCAGCCCTACCAGGCCCTTGGTGGCGGTCCCAGCGATCCCTTCAATGATCGCGTTTCGCTATCGGTCACCTGTGCAGACCAAGCGGAAGTCGATCGCTATTGGGATCGACTTACCGCCGATGGCGGCGAACCAATCATGTGTGGATGGCTGAAGGATAAGTTCGGCATGCGATGGCAAATCGTTCCCGAGGAATTCTTCCAACTGGTCAACGACAAGGACCCCCAAAAATCGCGACGCGTCATGCAAGCGATGACCCAAATGGTGAAGCTGGATGTCGCAAAACTAAGACAAGCACATGAAGGGCAAGAATGAACCGCACCAGAAAACTGCGTACCACCGGGTGGGTATTGAGCGGACTTATCTCAGTGTTTTTGATCGGTGCAAGTGCCAGCGGAAAGCTCACATCGTGGGAAGGCAAGGCGGAGATGTTCGCCAAGATGGGTTGGAGCGAAGACGTCATGTTCAGGATCGGCATCGTCGAAGTCGTGATTGCGGTGCTGTTTTTGGTTCCCCGCACGGCATTCGTCGCAACCATTCTGCTGGCTGCTTACCTGGGCGGCGCAACCGCAACGCACGTCCGTGTGGGAGAGGCATTCTTCATTCCGATCGTCTTGGGTGTCCTGGCTTGGATCGCCCTTGGACTTCGGCAACCAGAGGTACTCCGCCTAGCATTTGGAAAGCCGAGCCAACACCCCGAATCGAAAGGACTGAAATGAAATACATGCTGCTGATCTATGCGTCGGAAGACTGTTGGACGGGGGACGAGCGCAAGGAGTGCATGATCGAATCGATGGCAATCTGCAAGGAACTGGAAGCCGAAGGCAAGTGGATCGCCTCGTCGCCACTACACTCCGTCGAGACGGCGACCAGCGTCAGAGTGCGCGATGGGCGAAGACAAATCACCGACGGTCCGTTCGCAGAGACGACCGAACAACTCGGTGGATACTACATCATCGATGTTGAAGACCTGGACGAAGCGATCGCCATCGCTGCCAGGATTCCGCCCGCAAAAAAAGGCACGGTCGAGATTCGCCCACTATTCCCGCTGCCGGAGGTCCCACGATAGATCGATGCCCGCGATCTCAGACCATCGATCCGTCTGCCTGGCCGCAATCATCTGGTTGTCGCTCGCACACGAATCGGGCCAATGAATCGGCTTGGCCGCAGGAGTCGTCCACGATCGGTCTAGTCGATCGAATTCTATTCCAAGTCAGCGTCTCGATCGCGAACATTTTACGGTTCACGCCCCGTTGAATTCACTGCCAGATCGTTCCTGACATAGCACTTCGGCTTGTCGATCCGGCAATGACACTCTGAAACCCTATCCCAGCATCCGGCGAATACCTCAATGAGCCCCAGCACAAAAATCGGCGAGTCGTTCACAAGCAACAGCGATCTCATTTTCCGGTTGGCGCACGCCTACTGAGATTCTCACGACGCCAGTCTCCGAAGTCCCCATCGCTTCATGCGAAAGCGGCGAACACTGAAGTCCGCTACCGACGATCAGCCCGTGTTTTCGAAGCCTCTCGGCAGACTGTCCACTGGTCTCGCCAGCAACCGAAAATGCGATGGTCGGCAGACGTCGACTGCCCTCCGCCATGCCGTACAGCGTCACGCGTCGATCGCCGGATAGCGTTTCTCGCAATCGACTCACCTGCTGGCGTGCGACTTCCAAATCAGCCAACCGAGTGGTTTCACCCAGCCGATGCAGCGCCGCTTCTAAGCCGGCCAGGGAATACTGATCGACCGATCCAACATCGCAATACCCAGGCCGGCTTCCCCACTGCGAAGACGTCGCCCCGGTTTTCGGGTCGGGGATCGCACACTGAGCCGTCGCACATTTCAACTTGGCAGACTTGGCCATGTACAGTCCACCAATGCCCCAGGGTGCTTGCAAACCCTTGTGACCACCGAAGGCAACCATGTCGGCCCCCAGTTCGTCCAACGGCAGATCCATCCAACCAACGATCTGAGCGGCATCGATCAAGACCATCGCGTCATATCGATGGGACAATTCAATGATCTGCGTGATCGGCAACAAATCCCCGCTCACGTTGCATGCGGCCGTGATCGCGACCAAGCGGGCGTCCTTTGTC
Protein-coding regions in this window:
- a CDS encoding aminotransferase class V-fold PLP-dependent enzyme yields the protein MIEPIYLNHAGTSWPVPTPVADAVCEAMRAHPVEWPDRFLKAHAAVCRFFGVADPDQLLLTPGCTSSLSTAVASVDLPAGSHVLTSRWEHHAVYGPLQKLSANGVVVDVVPDGDDSPMDLGSLEQSLATKDARLVAITAACNVSGDLLPITQIIELSHRYDAMVLIDAAQIVGWMDLPLDELGADMVAFGGHKGLQAPWGIGGLYMAKSAKLKCATAQCAIPDPKTGATSSQWGSRPGYCDVGSVDQYSLAGLEAALHRLGETTRLADLEVARQQVSRLRETLSGDRRVTLYGMAEGSRRLPTIAFSVAGETSGQSAERLRKHGLIVGSGLQCSPLSHEAMGTSETGVVRISVGVRQPENEIAVACERLADFCAGAH